The region AGAAATTCTTGAATTTTCTTCTTGCTACTCTCTATCGACTCATAGAGTGCGCCGAGGTCGTTGCCGGCCTCGGTGAAGGCAATGGGCCAGATTACTATATCTGCCGGCAGTTCCCGCTCAGCCAATCCCTTGACAGTGACGGAACGTTCATATTCCTTGATCTTGATAGCGGCATTGCCAAGCAGATAGCCCAGGGCAGCCAATCCCAGGAAAATGGCGGCACCCAGGATCAGGGCGTTCACCCTGTTTCCTTGATTCATTCCTTACTCCAGATTGCTTGCAGGCACTCGGCTGTGCAACTGCGTATCATACTCAAGCAGGCGAGGTCACAGGCTACCCCCTGATTTTCCCTTGCGGGTATCGTGCAGGCTATCCTCCTTTGCTGCACCATTTCTCTTGGAACCAATCAGGGCAGAAGCCTTTGCTATCATTACGTTCAGCATGGTGTCGTTTGCCAGCGACATGCCAATGGTGCCGATCAGGCTCAGATTTCTGATGGTCTCATCAACCGTGGGTCCAACGAAACCTTCTGTCTGCGTAATGCCGTAATTGTTCAGCGCCATGTGGGCGGCGCGTATTGCCGAATTTGTCGAACTTGCCACTTTCAGGGCGCAGCCCTCCTTGGCCCCATCGCAAAGCATGCCCCCCAGGTCGCTGATGAGATTGTTTGCCGCCAGGGTGATTCTGGCCATGTCTTTGCCGGCCCGTTGATAGACCATGGCCACAGCAGCACCCACGCCGCCGCCAATCGAGCAGCCGCACAGCGGTGAGAGCTCGCCGGTAAAGCACTTGATGTAGCTGTTCATCAAGTGCGACAGGGCAATGCTGCGCACAATAACATCTTCTGCCACCCCGTAGTGTCTGCCGATCAGATACGGAACCAGGATCGCCACAATCCCCTGATTTCCACTGCCGCCGCTGGCCATAACAGGCAGGTTGAGTCCAGCCATGCGAGCGTCCACGGCAGAGGCAGCCATTACCTCGCAGGAAGAGAATATGTTGTCCTCCCGGAGCTTCTTGGCAACCAGTTCAGAGATATAGTAGCCAACCCTGTGCAGCGAATACCCTTCCTGCCAGACCTGCAGATTCATGTCGATGCCGCGCTGGATGTAGTCGTAGTCCTGCTGGTCTATCTCCTCCACAAGGTCAACGAGCTCGGCTGTGCTGGTGTTTTTCAAGGCGGTTCGCAAGTCATCGTCGCTGGTCTGCTCCGCCGCCTCATCTGACCGAAAAAGTTCCCGGCCGTTGCGCTCCAATCTGACCAGGTTGGTGTGCGAGCCCTCGATAACCGCCCGGGCCGTGTTCTTGCCGCTGCGCAGCAGCACATCGATATAGAGGTGCCTTTTGGACTTATCACAGCTTATCTTTGCCCTGTCCGCTCTGATAAGGGCTTTCGCCCTCCCGAGCAGCTCTTCGCTGACGCAATTCATTATCTCCATCTTCAACTGCGGTCGCCTGATCAGAGCGCCCAGTACGCCGGCAATCAGGTTGCCCCTTTCGCCGCCGGTATTTGGAATGGCAACGGCAAAGCCGTTCTTGTAGACGCCTGGGTCGACGGATATGTGGATTTCGCCTATCTCACCGCCGAGCTCCTTGCCCGCAAGGCTGGCCGCGTAGGCTACAGCAATCGGCTCTGTGCAACCGAGTGCTGGAAACACATCGCGCTCGAGTACTTCCCTGAGAAGGTTCAATTGCTCTCTCCCCCAGAGCAGCTACAGCCTGGCGCACCACTACAATAGACGACCACACCAAAACAGCCGGACTCGCTTTGCATAACAAATCCGGACCCAGAAAGAAAGCGCTAAATGATTTTCAGCACTGCCAGGCCGGAAAAAGGTTGACCTGTGTCTAGCAGCGCTCCCAGATCATGGCAGGTGCGGCCTGTCGAAAAAGGCTGTCACTACCTGCAGGCAGCCGCTCCTTGCGGCCCACTACCAGCAAACCGCCGGGCAGCAGGGCTCGGTGGAACTTGCCTGTCATCTCCAATTGTAGAGAATCGGTAAAATAGGTGTACACCAGGTTGCGGCAGAAGATGACATGCTGGCCCTCGAGGGGATCATCCCACAGTAGATTGTGCACTTTCCAGGAAATCTCCTGCCACAAATCTTCTTGAAGTATGTAGGAGCCCTGCGCAAATCTGAAATATTTCTCTCGCAGCTCCCTGGGCAGCTCTCTCAAAGAGCTCGGTGCATACCTGCCTGCTCTGGCCCTTGCCAGACAGCGCTCGTCAATTTCGCTTGCCACAATGAGCACTCTGCGGCTGCAATGTCTGAAGTGTTCCCGCCACAACATCAGCAGGCTGTAAGGTTCTTCACCACAGGCGCAGCCCGCCGACCACAACCGCAGGGGTTCTCCAGGCGGCAGCTGCTCGAGCAACGTGGGCAGCCACTTGTCTCTCAGGGCCCCGAAAAGATCGCGGTTGCGCCAGAAGCGGGAGATGGTCACCGTCAATTTCCCGGTCAAGCGGCGCTGCTCCTGGAGATGGGTGAGCAGATAGTGCTGATATGGCGCCAGGCCTGTAAAACCGGCCAGGCGCATCTGCTCCATAACGCGCCGTTTCACGTTACTGCTGCGAAACCGCCGCCAGCGAAGCCCCAGGTAGGGCAAAGTGGTTTTTACAAAGTCCCTGTACTCCATGAGGCAATCCAAGGGCCCTGGCATTCAGCCATTCTATCAGCTAATATTGTCTATTGAGGTGCATCTCATAGACCACAGTAAATCTTCGCCAGGGGGAAGCGCCATGATAGATTCTTACAGCTTCGGCAGAATGATCGTCAAAGGCGAAACCCACAACCACGACCTCAAGATAATAGGTAATCAAACAATCGGCAACTGGTGGCGGCAGCGGGGCCATGCCCTCCTGCCCCAGGACATTGCCGACATTCTCGACTCGCAGGTGGACATCATCGTAATAGGCATGGGAGAGCCGGGCCACATGCAGGTAACTGACGAGGCAGCCAGGGCAATTGCAGCCAGAGGAATGGAGTTCATTGCTCTGCCCACCAGGGAAGCGGTGGCAAGATTCAACAGCCTCAAGGCTGCTGGCAAGAAGGTGGCTGGCGCCTTTCATCTCACCTGCTAGATCACCATGGCATGGCTTCAAGTCGGCGGTAGATACCTGTTCGCCAACCCTGCCGCAAGATTATTAACCCTTGTTTTTGGGGCTCTTCATATGCTAAATATACATCTTCTGAAGGCTTGCCACATCAAAGAGTAGTTGACAGGTTCCGTTTTATTTTTGCATCTGTATGGTTCGGCAGTTTTTGCTGTAG is a window of Deltaproteobacteria bacterium DNA encoding:
- a CDS encoding serine dehydratase subunit alpha family protein, with protein sequence MNLLREVLERDVFPALGCTEPIAVAYAASLAGKELGGEIGEIHISVDPGVYKNGFAVAIPNTGGERGNLIAGVLGALIRRPQLKMEIMNCVSEELLGRAKALIRADRAKISCDKSKRHLYIDVLLRSGKNTARAVIEGSHTNLVRLERNGRELFRSDEAAEQTSDDDLRTALKNTSTAELVDLVEEIDQQDYDYIQRGIDMNLQVWQEGYSLHRVGYYISELVAKKLREDNIFSSCEVMAASAVDARMAGLNLPVMASGGSGNQGIVAILVPYLIGRHYGVAEDVIVRSIALSHLMNSYIKCFTGELSPLCGCSIGGGVGAAVAMVYQRAGKDMARITLAANNLISDLGGMLCDGAKEGCALKVASSTNSAIRAAHMALNNYGITQTEGFVGPTVDETIRNLSLIGTIGMSLANDTMLNVMIAKASALIGSKRNGAAKEDSLHDTRKGKSGGSL
- a CDS encoding Mth938-like domain-containing protein; protein product: MIDSYSFGRMIVKGETHNHDLKIIGNQTIGNWWRQRGHALLPQDIADILDSQVDIIVIGMGEPGHMQVTDEAARAIAARGMEFIALPTREAVARFNSLKAAGKKVAGAFHLTC